Proteins from a single region of Labedella gwakjiensis:
- a CDS encoding SDR family NAD(P)-dependent oxidoreductase, with product MNRFENKVALVTGGASGIGRSTALRLASEGAAVAIADVQDDKAAAVVAEITAAGGRGLAIHLDVTVESEWESAVAAALEAFGRLDVLVNNAGIGDLLPIEETTLEGYEKVIAITSTSVFLGQKAASAALHADGGGSVVNVSSMFGIVGGFGGGPGYAAAKGAVRTLTKNTALGWATTGVRVNSVHPGFIDTPILGETDRSMLVDTTPMGRIGQPEEIASAIAFLASDDASFVTGAELVVDGGYVAR from the coding sequence ATGAACCGCTTCGAGAACAAGGTCGCACTGGTCACCGGGGGAGCGAGCGGCATCGGCCGCTCCACGGCGCTGCGCCTCGCGAGCGAGGGAGCCGCCGTCGCGATCGCCGACGTGCAGGACGACAAGGCCGCAGCGGTGGTCGCGGAGATCACGGCGGCCGGCGGTCGCGGCCTGGCCATCCACCTCGACGTGACCGTCGAGTCCGAGTGGGAGTCCGCCGTGGCCGCGGCGCTCGAGGCGTTCGGCCGCCTCGACGTGCTCGTGAACAACGCCGGCATCGGCGACCTTCTGCCGATCGAGGAGACCACCCTCGAGGGCTACGAGAAGGTCATCGCGATCACGTCGACGAGCGTGTTCCTCGGCCAGAAGGCTGCGAGTGCCGCGCTCCACGCCGACGGCGGTGGATCCGTCGTCAACGTCTCCTCGATGTTCGGCATCGTCGGAGGTTTCGGCGGTGGCCCCGGTTACGCGGCCGCGAAGGGCGCCGTACGCACCCTCACGAAGAACACCGCCCTCGGCTGGGCGACCACCGGCGTGCGCGTGAACTCCGTGCACCCGGGCTTCATCGACACCCCGATCCTCGGCGAGACGGACCGCTCGATGCTCGTCGACACCACGCCCATGGGCCGCATCGGCCAGCCCGAGGAGATCGCCTCCGCGATCGCGTTCCTCGCGAGCGACGACGCGTCCTTCGTGACAGGCGCCGAACTCGTGGTCGACGGCGGGTACGTCGCGCGCTGA
- a CDS encoding DNA cytosine methyltransferase — MKHASLLCGLKPLGWTQNQVGPRNLKEKTPIMAGQPLNFRFVDLFAGLGGFHVALRGLGGEGVFAAEWESGLNALYATNFGISPWSDVNELDTDGAIAEHVPDHEVLTAGFPCQPFSKSGKQQGFEHTLQGHLFFKVHDILRVKRPGRFILENVPNILSHDGGETKATIIKMLDDLGYEVDIRRLSPHQFGIPQVRERAYFVGALISEGGLVGFKWPEESKEETTIATALDPEAPPVRDVPQRTEDAIDMWRDFLRRAPKDIKLPSFPIWSMEFRASYPYEGLTPPRAWSERRPEKLDEFTGSFGSPLDGLSIADQKLLIPSHSRRDGDIEFPAWKRAFIRQNRALYCDNRKWIDPWLDEWRPWEFPSSFQKFEWNAQGGVRDIDEYVIQVRASGVRVKRPTTAPALIAMTQTQVPILGARISGTGARRYMTPAECAKLQSLGGITLPARDVAAYKALGNAVNAKVVRKIAEPLLEALASSETPSDITSPRIMEARGAA; from the coding sequence GTGAAGCATGCCTCGCTGCTTTGCGGTTTGAAGCCACTTGGCTGGACGCAGAACCAAGTTGGACCTAGGAATCTGAAGGAGAAAACCCCCATAATGGCAGGTCAGCCTCTCAATTTCCGATTCGTCGACCTATTCGCGGGACTTGGTGGTTTTCATGTAGCCCTCCGGGGGCTCGGCGGCGAGGGCGTATTCGCCGCGGAATGGGAGTCGGGGCTAAACGCTCTCTACGCGACTAACTTCGGTATTTCACCGTGGTCCGACGTGAACGAACTCGACACGGACGGGGCGATCGCCGAGCACGTTCCCGACCATGAAGTTCTCACCGCGGGTTTCCCCTGCCAGCCGTTCTCCAAGTCAGGTAAGCAGCAGGGGTTCGAGCACACTCTGCAAGGTCATTTGTTCTTCAAGGTGCACGACATTCTGCGCGTGAAGAGGCCCGGCCGTTTCATTCTGGAGAACGTCCCGAACATCCTCAGCCACGACGGCGGTGAGACCAAGGCGACCATCATCAAGATGCTCGATGATCTTGGTTACGAAGTGGACATCCGGCGGTTGTCGCCACATCAGTTCGGCATCCCGCAGGTGCGCGAGCGGGCTTACTTTGTCGGCGCGCTCATCTCCGAGGGCGGGCTAGTCGGGTTCAAATGGCCAGAGGAGAGCAAGGAAGAGACCACCATCGCCACCGCCCTTGACCCCGAGGCGCCACCCGTTCGCGACGTGCCCCAGAGGACGGAAGACGCGATCGACATGTGGCGGGACTTCCTGCGTCGTGCGCCGAAGGACATCAAGCTCCCATCCTTTCCAATCTGGTCGATGGAGTTCCGCGCGAGTTACCCCTACGAGGGATTGACTCCGCCGAGGGCGTGGTCCGAGCGCCGCCCGGAGAAGCTCGATGAGTTCACGGGATCATTCGGCTCGCCGCTCGACGGACTGAGTATTGCTGACCAGAAGCTGCTGATTCCAAGCCACTCCCGGCGTGACGGGGACATTGAGTTCCCTGCTTGGAAGCGTGCCTTCATTCGGCAGAACCGCGCACTCTACTGCGACAACCGCAAATGGATCGACCCGTGGCTTGATGAGTGGCGGCCATGGGAGTTCCCGTCCAGCTTCCAGAAGTTTGAATGGAACGCGCAGGGTGGCGTGCGGGACATCGACGAGTACGTCATACAGGTCCGAGCCTCGGGGGTCCGTGTGAAGCGGCCCACGACCGCGCCGGCTTTGATCGCGATGACACAGACACAAGTGCCGATTCTAGGAGCGAGGATCTCCGGCACCGGCGCCCGGCGCTACATGACCCCCGCAGAGTGCGCGAAGTTGCAGAGCCTCGGTGGGATCACCCTGCCTGCGCGTGACGTAGCTGCGTACAAGGCGCTCGGTAACGCCGTCAATGCGAAGGTAGTCCGCAAAATCGCAGAGCCCCTCCTCGAGGCGTTGGCCTCAAGTGAGACGCCGTCTGACATCACAAGTCCAAGAATCATGGAAGCTCGGGGTGCTGCCTAG
- a CDS encoding Z1 domain-containing protein: MFGVTALALDRGIDIVVLLAGTRLSLWRQTYERMVEQLDAGEDGVAKVRRRLLCPTPDVVLSGVPTTLDSTYRLPSAQVRRKLSQRQPLIVVAMKQTDHLYALGRELRQSVFSEVARLDRAVHMLVLDDEADDGSVLDAVVEQSRGPLSPTLKQVPRAIADLWEPRSSGAPDNLFATYVGYTATPQANLLQEDHNPLAPRDFVISLRTPLDVGQPADPSNLDALRSSTFPEPNGIDSYYTGGEVYYDRGTGAGLCRELSGQADNDLADSIRAFLVAGAIRLHWASATDPTVMGPRSIRGVDFLLRDDVRAASPPTHSMLLHPSADIGAHFAAAEDVLVWAGVPDRSTARNLIESGNALLPHSLVAKMRGEEPLWEAWIDHYRSSSSAIATEFNVMNPRPIPDWPTVLHILETEVIPGTRVSVVNSDPGAEDRPEYKPVFDETTRRWRAATDLSTIFVSGNVMARGLTLEGMTTALFRRNSANPVADTQMQMQRWFGYRGEYIELCRMFATRQQIDLFGAYHDVDEALREGIAAKMAGAAPSPAVLHGMGFLATGKIASIGRVPLCPSAKPFVTIINDGQQPDPNAQLVAEVFSGPSSDVTVGRTVRGRALDRTLSLSEAADLLGILSFDSYAPGDESRLAELWQQVQARVDATLPLPAGTQFYQAPSPVDGTPSEPRFECPYAIAAYLRLWEACLTRAVRGLFVTGVPSGRWAMADLRAKVLHQPRFSVGIRYGDGDRITGGPLAGLGFDIRATQKGLNAQGNLDTTWGTNDPNAGPLDYRGDEFFDYYHRGEALPATAGTTSWRPQGAHGQILFYINKRPGQPHPVVAVGVCIPAGGPEQFAATRAGSLIAA; encoded by the coding sequence ATGTTCGGCGTGACCGCGCTGGCGCTCGACCGAGGCATCGACATCGTGGTGCTCCTCGCGGGGACACGCCTGTCGCTGTGGCGCCAGACCTACGAGCGCATGGTTGAGCAACTCGATGCGGGGGAGGACGGGGTCGCGAAAGTGCGGCGGCGGCTGCTCTGTCCAACTCCGGACGTCGTGCTGTCTGGGGTGCCAACGACATTGGACAGCACGTATCGGCTCCCTTCCGCGCAGGTGAGACGCAAGCTGTCGCAGAGACAGCCGCTGATCGTCGTTGCAATGAAGCAGACCGATCATCTCTACGCGCTCGGGCGCGAATTGCGTCAGAGCGTGTTTAGCGAGGTCGCGCGACTCGATCGTGCCGTGCACATGCTCGTCCTTGATGATGAAGCGGATGACGGCTCTGTGCTCGATGCCGTCGTCGAGCAATCTCGGGGCCCCCTTTCGCCTACCCTCAAACAAGTTCCCCGCGCGATCGCCGATCTATGGGAACCGCGATCGAGTGGAGCGCCGGACAACCTTTTCGCTACCTATGTCGGGTACACCGCAACCCCGCAGGCGAACCTGCTGCAAGAGGACCACAATCCACTCGCTCCACGGGACTTCGTGATCTCGCTTCGGACGCCGCTCGATGTCGGCCAGCCCGCAGACCCCAGCAACCTGGATGCCCTGCGCTCGTCGACATTCCCAGAACCGAACGGAATTGACAGCTACTACACGGGCGGCGAGGTCTACTACGACCGCGGCACTGGCGCCGGCCTCTGCCGCGAGCTATCGGGACAAGCCGACAACGATCTCGCAGATTCCATCCGCGCCTTCCTTGTTGCCGGTGCGATCAGGTTGCACTGGGCCTCGGCAACTGACCCCACCGTGATGGGACCACGCTCGATCAGGGGCGTGGACTTCCTCCTGCGAGACGATGTGAGAGCGGCTTCGCCGCCCACCCACTCGATGCTGCTCCACCCCTCCGCAGACATTGGCGCTCACTTCGCAGCCGCGGAGGACGTACTCGTTTGGGCTGGCGTGCCAGACCGCTCCACGGCACGCAACCTGATCGAATCTGGCAATGCGCTCCTCCCGCACAGCCTCGTCGCGAAGATGCGCGGTGAGGAGCCCCTCTGGGAGGCATGGATCGACCACTACCGGTCATCATCAAGCGCGATCGCTACCGAGTTCAACGTGATGAACCCTCGACCCATCCCCGACTGGCCGACCGTGCTCCACATCCTGGAGACCGAGGTCATTCCGGGCACGCGCGTGTCCGTAGTGAACAGCGACCCCGGCGCGGAAGACCGGCCCGAGTACAAGCCGGTCTTCGACGAGACCACTCGGCGTTGGCGCGCGGCCACGGACCTCTCGACGATCTTCGTCTCCGGCAATGTAATGGCGCGCGGGCTAACACTGGAGGGGATGACGACGGCACTCTTCCGACGCAACTCGGCTAACCCTGTGGCCGACACCCAGATGCAGATGCAGCGATGGTTCGGCTACCGCGGAGAATACATCGAGCTCTGCCGCATGTTCGCCACCCGACAGCAGATCGACTTGTTCGGCGCCTATCACGATGTCGACGAGGCGCTCCGTGAAGGCATCGCGGCGAAGATGGCTGGCGCCGCGCCTTCTCCGGCGGTCCTGCATGGCATGGGTTTTCTGGCCACCGGAAAGATCGCCAGTATCGGCCGCGTGCCACTGTGTCCGAGCGCAAAACCGTTCGTCACGATCATCAACGACGGACAGCAGCCCGACCCGAATGCTCAGCTTGTCGCTGAGGTTTTCTCCGGCCCCTCCTCCGACGTGACGGTGGGGCGCACCGTGCGCGGACGTGCGCTCGACCGCACACTGTCGTTGTCAGAGGCTGCCGACCTGCTCGGCATTCTCTCGTTTGACTCGTATGCCCCTGGCGACGAAAGCCGCCTGGCAGAGCTGTGGCAGCAAGTCCAGGCCCGCGTGGACGCAACCCTGCCGCTTCCCGCGGGAACACAGTTCTATCAAGCCCCAAGCCCCGTCGACGGGACACCCTCGGAGCCCCGCTTCGAGTGCCCGTATGCTATCGCCGCATACCTCCGCTTGTGGGAAGCGTGCCTCACCCGTGCCGTTAGAGGCCTTTTCGTCACGGGAGTCCCGTCCGGCCGATGGGCGATGGCCGACCTGCGCGCCAAGGTGCTGCATCAGCCCCGATTCTCCGTCGGTATCCGATACGGCGACGGAGACAGGATCACCGGCGGACCCCTCGCCGGTCTCGGCTTTGATATCCGGGCCACCCAGAAAGGCCTGAACGCTCAGGGGAACCTTGACACGACCTGGGGCACGAATGACCCGAACGCGGGCCCCCTCGACTACCGCGGCGACGAGTTCTTCGACTACTACCATCGCGGCGAAGCCCTCCCTGCCACGGCTGGGACGACCTCCTGGCGCCCGCAAGGGGCGCACGGGCAGATCCTCTTCTACATCAACAAACGGCCGGGGCAACCGCATCCTGTAGTTGCTGTCGGAGTGTGCATCCCCGCTGGCGGCCCGGAGCAGTTCGCCGCGACGCGAGCCGGCTCGCTGATCGCAGCGTGA
- a CDS encoding DUF262 domain-containing protein: protein MSLNVVEAAEESPRPQAQDRIAEALSELSDVTDTPEGVPACASFSPTDVDFESDAWISRLTDVQGWLHFDDDLSDADLTAFALSLAANLSFAPAAQGIEETGGAIRLTTEALERLAARAEAASRLKDEFIAELNSDGGTQSSATASWADRWEAEGGDEEAISPEPVTAKADVWHIFQLTKKKLNLTPSYQRGDVWRTGDRQKLIESILRGIPLPSIILLRKGGAAPDDVVDGKQRLTAILRYVGKHPEALVRVAEADKAKPEAGFREKFENDYPKFRLAWKTYMGEPLTAKLEDDYYFPFRLRNDKNGVLVGKDLEPLRGKYYTQIKGHTIHVADQEVTVEELFEGAPDYKVPVIEYTKASQRQIHEVFNLYNKQGMHLNAEEIRNAVFHDVELTRAILVAAGDASNRANIADIAPSLLDVAGASELGKTLADYGFGEARYRRTKVLGWIIAVLVNDSGGKLLPSTSRHTDDLLKRVQDDGSHALRTSSRLSDLFRLVVTAASLHAAYDELWPDKFRGDGKSSRWQDLQLVGSLVGVAIAAVDAPEDIEERLEANAATIRQAALNEWTRPEKTQTRTQWDFIARIAAGIVEKLGLDIESASEAIRTRFGSSGVESLLASRIPTKGA from the coding sequence ATGAGTCTTAATGTCGTAGAGGCCGCAGAGGAGAGCCCGCGCCCGCAGGCGCAGGATCGCATCGCGGAAGCGCTTTCGGAACTGTCGGACGTGACTGACACCCCCGAGGGAGTGCCGGCTTGCGCCAGTTTCTCACCTACCGACGTGGACTTCGAATCTGATGCCTGGATATCGCGGCTGACCGACGTGCAAGGCTGGCTGCACTTTGATGACGATCTTTCAGATGCCGATCTCACGGCGTTCGCCCTCAGCCTCGCAGCGAACCTCAGCTTTGCCCCGGCAGCCCAAGGGATTGAGGAGACCGGCGGGGCCATTCGGTTGACTACCGAGGCCCTAGAGCGCCTCGCTGCGCGAGCCGAGGCAGCTAGCCGGCTCAAGGACGAGTTCATAGCAGAGCTCAACTCCGACGGTGGTACCCAATCGTCCGCGACGGCTTCGTGGGCGGATCGCTGGGAAGCTGAAGGGGGTGACGAGGAAGCTATCTCCCCGGAGCCCGTTACGGCTAAGGCTGACGTGTGGCACATCTTTCAGCTGACGAAGAAAAAGCTGAACCTCACACCTTCGTACCAGCGAGGGGACGTGTGGCGCACGGGGGATCGACAGAAGCTGATCGAGTCAATTCTTCGTGGCATTCCCCTGCCCTCGATCATCTTGCTTCGGAAAGGCGGCGCTGCCCCCGACGACGTCGTGGACGGCAAGCAGCGCCTGACCGCGATTCTGCGTTATGTGGGCAAGCACCCTGAAGCGCTAGTGAGGGTGGCTGAGGCCGACAAGGCGAAGCCTGAGGCTGGGTTTCGCGAAAAGTTCGAGAACGACTACCCCAAGTTCCGCTTGGCTTGGAAGACGTATATGGGCGAACCGCTCACTGCAAAACTCGAAGATGACTACTACTTCCCGTTCCGGCTGCGCAACGACAAGAACGGTGTCCTAGTCGGTAAAGACCTAGAGCCTCTACGTGGTAAGTACTACACCCAGATCAAGGGACACACCATCCACGTCGCCGACCAGGAAGTGACGGTCGAGGAACTCTTCGAAGGCGCCCCTGATTACAAGGTGCCCGTCATCGAATACACGAAGGCGAGTCAGCGGCAGATCCACGAGGTCTTCAACTTGTACAACAAACAAGGCATGCACCTGAACGCCGAGGAAATTCGCAACGCAGTATTCCACGATGTCGAGCTCACGCGCGCGATCCTCGTTGCGGCTGGAGACGCAAGTAATCGAGCCAACATCGCAGACATCGCCCCGTCGCTCCTCGACGTTGCCGGGGCGAGCGAACTCGGCAAAACGCTGGCCGACTACGGATTTGGCGAGGCTCGCTACCGCCGAACGAAGGTTCTCGGATGGATCATCGCGGTGCTTGTCAATGACTCGGGAGGAAAGCTGCTCCCCTCTACGTCACGCCACACCGACGACCTCCTCAAGCGGGTGCAGGACGACGGCTCACATGCACTGCGCACCTCCTCTCGTCTCTCCGACCTATTCAGACTCGTAGTTACGGCTGCCAGCCTTCACGCGGCTTATGACGAGCTCTGGCCGGACAAGTTTCGTGGCGACGGGAAGAGCAGTCGGTGGCAAGATTTGCAGCTAGTCGGGTCGCTTGTTGGCGTCGCGATCGCCGCCGTCGACGCGCCGGAAGATATCGAGGAGCGTCTTGAGGCCAACGCCGCGACGATCCGCCAAGCGGCGCTGAACGAGTGGACGCGTCCCGAGAAGACCCAGACCCGCACGCAGTGGGACTTCATCGCTCGCATCGCAGCCGGCATTGTCGAGAAGCTCGGGCTCGACATCGAGTCAGCCTCCGAAGCGATCCGAACCAGGTTCGGCTCATCCGGCGTTGAGTCATTGCTGGCCTCGCGTATACCAACGAAGGGTGCGTGA
- a CDS encoding PD-(D/E)XK motif protein, producing the protein MTNYEDARQRIERIPVSAEAGSRNVEWITPAEVIGVARDTEGKVELLLRGDELVPVSRTVKDASEHRPIYKDDGTTFEATRLVFPALTHFDQVAAFICVELLRNGADSDLPRAFSLTEPIIELAIKNLTMSNQAFLGLAGELLLLEALCRRADDSRVIEIIAGWRGWQRSSRDIVLGGTGIEVKTTTGNASSHFVEGVHQVERDEEGDEHRLLLLSIGLQRAESDASNSFTVPSLVERITMRMADTGASPQVIERFVAHVAEYGAISWIGYDHTTQAADPTYSIPFLTTFFRAYDMDDAAIGVLRRHDVAAFRHVADDSVRFRVNLSTNGPISAGNPVEGANQVAQMILGL; encoded by the coding sequence ATGACCAATTACGAAGACGCTCGGCAGCGGATCGAACGCATTCCGGTCTCCGCGGAAGCCGGGTCGCGGAACGTCGAATGGATCACTCCCGCCGAAGTCATCGGCGTGGCTCGTGACACCGAGGGCAAGGTGGAACTCCTCCTGCGTGGGGACGAGCTCGTGCCGGTCTCCAGAACCGTGAAGGATGCATCCGAACATCGACCTATTTACAAGGACGACGGGACGACGTTCGAAGCCACGCGCCTCGTCTTCCCCGCACTCACACACTTCGATCAGGTAGCGGCGTTCATCTGCGTCGAGCTCCTGCGAAACGGAGCAGATAGCGATCTCCCGCGCGCATTCTCCCTCACCGAACCGATCATCGAACTCGCCATCAAGAACCTCACGATGTCAAACCAGGCGTTCCTCGGACTTGCAGGCGAGTTGCTCCTCTTGGAGGCACTATGCCGCCGAGCCGACGACTCTCGCGTCATAGAGATCATCGCCGGTTGGCGCGGCTGGCAGCGATCCTCACGCGACATCGTCCTTGGCGGCACGGGGATTGAGGTCAAGACCACGACAGGCAACGCTTCATCACACTTCGTTGAGGGCGTACATCAGGTCGAACGCGACGAGGAAGGCGACGAGCACCGGCTGCTCCTACTAAGCATCGGTCTCCAGCGAGCCGAGAGCGACGCCAGCAACAGCTTCACAGTCCCCAGCCTCGTCGAGCGCATCACCATGCGTATGGCCGATACCGGAGCATCGCCTCAGGTCATCGAGCGTTTCGTCGCCCACGTTGCCGAGTATGGCGCGATCTCGTGGATCGGTTACGACCACACCACGCAAGCAGCCGATCCGACTTACTCGATCCCGTTTCTTACGACCTTCTTCCGCGCCTACGACATGGATGACGCCGCCATCGGTGTCCTACGTCGTCACGACGTTGCCGCGTTTCGGCACGTCGCCGACGATTCGGTGAGATTTCGGGTGAACCTCTCCACCAATGGGCCGATCAGCGCCGGGAACCCCGTCGAAGGGGCAAATCAGGTAGCCCAGATGATACTTGGGCTCTGA
- a CDS encoding ATP-binding cassette domain-containing protein — translation MRARTIQNVFVGRLNIAEFLGVGGLLVVGFVLVAGGHGTIGGTTAAMLLFLRLFGPINQLLFVVDEMQSALASLGRIVGVLTAGETHESALSSDGETSSPDPLASGGVRISRVDHSYVAGHPVLTGIDLTLVPGERVAIVGASGAGKSTLAALVAGVHTAERGRVEAAGSVMLATQEVHVFDGTLRDNLTLVRPGTDDATLLDALARVGAQGLIARLPGGLDEPVGAAAAALTPAEAQQIALARVLLADPTIVILDEATAEAGSSDAGRLEGAAEAATRGRTALVVAHRLTQAATADWIVLMDRGRIVERGTHAELVAADGAYARLWEAWSVDRGPSGS, via the coding sequence ATGCGCGCTCGAACGATCCAGAACGTCTTCGTCGGTCGGTTGAACATCGCCGAGTTCCTGGGGGTGGGCGGGCTCCTCGTCGTGGGATTCGTCCTCGTGGCCGGCGGACACGGCACGATCGGAGGCACGACGGCCGCGATGCTGCTGTTCCTCCGGCTGTTCGGTCCGATCAATCAGCTGCTGTTCGTCGTCGACGAGATGCAGTCGGCTCTCGCGTCGCTCGGGCGGATCGTGGGGGTGCTCACGGCTGGTGAGACGCACGAGTCTGCCCTCTCGTCCGACGGCGAGACATCGTCCCCCGACCCGCTCGCCTCCGGCGGAGTGCGCATCTCGCGGGTGGATCACTCCTACGTCGCCGGCCATCCCGTGCTCACCGGCATCGATCTCACGCTGGTCCCCGGCGAGCGCGTCGCGATCGTCGGCGCCTCGGGCGCGGGCAAGAGCACCCTCGCCGCCCTGGTGGCGGGAGTGCACACCGCCGAGAGGGGACGCGTCGAGGCGGCCGGCTCCGTCATGCTCGCGACGCAGGAGGTGCACGTGTTCGACGGCACGCTGCGCGACAACCTCACGCTCGTCCGTCCAGGCACCGACGATGCCACTCTCCTCGATGCGCTGGCCCGGGTGGGTGCGCAGGGCCTCATCGCGCGCCTGCCGGGCGGGCTCGACGAACCCGTCGGCGCGGCGGCGGCGGCTCTGACACCCGCCGAAGCCCAACAGATCGCCCTCGCGCGCGTGCTGCTGGCCGACCCCACGATCGTCATACTCGACGAGGCGACCGCCGAGGCAGGCTCCAGCGACGCCGGCCGCCTGGAAGGCGCAGCGGAGGCGGCGACCCGGGGCCGCACCGCCCTCGTCGTGGCGCACCGCCTCACCCAGGCCGCGACAGCCGACTGGATCGTGCTGATGGACCGCGGCCGCATCGTCGAGCGCGGCACCCACGCCGAGCTCGTCGCGGCCGACGGGGCGTACGCGCGGCTGTGGGAGGCGTGGAGTGTTGACCGCGGTCCGTCCGGGTCTTGA